A region of Methanocorpusculum labreanum Z DNA encodes the following proteins:
- a CDS encoding nucleotidyl transferase AbiEii/AbiGii toxin family protein, translating to MKNIGKRPAEDREALFRNTADKMGINEAIIEKDFWVCWMLDYLFHDCPWKNTLTFKGGTSLSKAYGLIDRFSEDIDLILDWCILDYDKDEPWKDRTKNQQDHFNKEANHRAEEFLKDIFLPQITNDLSEELGISVDMGILADDKQTITFRYPHGFSDASILQEIRLEIGPLAACTPSGWETIQPYSAEKYPNLFGQKSTDVLTVHPERTFWEKILILHSVANLPKGKPVPLRYSRHYYDVVKMGDSKVKAKAFADLDLLEMVTKFKMKFYPLSWANYEQVFAGEIRLLPSDVHMAALKSDYSRMQSMMYGDVLDFEEILEKLGALQEEIQQLMKTRS from the coding sequence ATGAAAAATATTGGAAAACGTCCGGCAGAAGACCGTGAAGCATTATTCAGGAACACTGCTGACAAGATGGGGATCAATGAGGCGATTATTGAGAAAGACTTCTGGGTCTGCTGGATGCTGGATTATCTTTTTCACGACTGCCCCTGGAAAAATACTCTGACATTCAAAGGAGGCACGAGCTTATCAAAAGCATACGGGCTGATCGATCGTTTTTCTGAAGATATTGATCTGATCCTTGACTGGTGTATTCTGGATTATGATAAAGACGAACCCTGGAAGGATCGGACAAAGAATCAGCAGGATCACTTTAACAAAGAGGCAAATCACCGTGCCGAAGAGTTTCTCAAGGATATATTTCTCCCGCAGATCACAAATGATCTATCGGAGGAACTTGGCATTTCTGTCGATATGGGGATCCTGGCTGACGATAAACAGACAATAACCTTCAGGTATCCACATGGTTTTTCCGATGCATCTATCCTTCAGGAGATCCGTCTGGAGATAGGGCCTCTTGCTGCATGCACTCCATCCGGCTGGGAGACGATCCAGCCGTATTCTGCCGAAAAATATCCGAATCTCTTTGGGCAAAAGTCAACCGATGTTCTAACCGTGCATCCGGAACGGACGTTCTGGGAAAAGATCCTTATCCTTCATAGCGTGGCAAATCTTCCAAAAGGAAAGCCGGTTCCCTTACGATATTCACGTCATTATTATGATGTCGTGAAAATGGGAGATTCGAAGGTAAAAGCCAAGGCATTTGCCGATCTGGATCTATTAGAGATGGTAACTAAATTCAAAATGAAATTTTATCCTCTTTCATGGGCAAACTATGAGCAGGTTTTCGCTGGTGAGATCCGGCTGCTGCCTTCGGATGTTCATATGGCGGCTCTAAAGTCTGATTATTCCCGTATGCAGAGTATGATGTACGGGGATGTTTTGGATTTTGAGGAAATTCTTGAAAAGTTAGGGGCACTTCAGGAAGAGATTCAACAATTGATGAAGACCAGATCTTAA
- a CDS encoding virulence RhuM family protein, with product MSGKGLTPVEELSEFLLYNTDGGNTRVQVRLYEGSVWLSQRLIADLYDRSPKTVSEHIANIFEEGELEPERVTRVFDVEQDEGGRSVVRSIVCYNLEMILAVGYRARSARGTQFRKWATKLLQEYVVKGFVLDDERLKEPAGFGQDYFDELLERIRAIRASEKRLYLKVRDIYALSVDYDKNHPAAKKFFAAVQNKIHFAVHGHTAAEIMVLRANADLPHMGLSTWKESPNGKIRLADVLTAKNYLSSEEITTMNSLVNQFLEYAEQQARSRKVMTMHDWEVKLEAILRLNDMSILTSAGKVSMERAKSKASREFEVFEARELERETAQDEDELEDVLKKLVYIPKSDSSKDSECNENR from the coding sequence ATGAGCGGAAAGGGTCTCACCCCTGTCGAGGAGCTATCTGAGTTTCTGCTGTATAATACGGACGGGGGGAATACGCGTGTTCAGGTTCGACTGTATGAGGGGTCGGTGTGGCTATCTCAGCGTTTGATTGCTGATTTGTATGATAGGTCGCCAAAGACGGTGAGTGAACATATCGCGAATATTTTCGAGGAGGGTGAGCTTGAGCCGGAGAGAGTCACCCGGGTTTTTGATGTGGAGCAGGATGAGGGCGGTCGGTCGGTCGTCCGTTCGATCGTCTGCTATAATCTGGAGATGATTTTGGCGGTAGGATATCGTGCGAGGTCTGCCCGCGGGACGCAGTTTAGGAAGTGGGCAACGAAGCTTTTGCAGGAGTATGTGGTGAAAGGGTTTGTTCTTGATGATGAGCGTTTAAAGGAGCCCGCAGGGTTTGGTCAGGATTATTTCGATGAGCTGCTTGAGCGGATTCGTGCGATTCGTGCGTCAGAGAAGCGGTTGTATCTGAAGGTTCGGGATATTTACGCGCTGAGTGTGGATTATGATAAGAATCATCCTGCTGCGAAGAAGTTTTTTGCAGCGGTGCAGAATAAGATCCATTTTGCGGTTCACGGTCATACGGCGGCGGAGATCATGGTTTTGCGGGCGAATGCCGATCTGCCGCATATGGGGCTTTCGACATGGAAGGAGAGTCCAAACGGGAAGATTCGTCTGGCTGATGTTTTGACGGCGAAGAATTATCTTTCGAGTGAGGAGATCACGACGATGAATTCGCTGGTGAATCAGTTTCTGGAGTATGCGGAGCAGCAGGCACGTTCCAGAAAGGTTATGACGATGCATGACTGGGAGGTGAAGCTGGAAGCGATTCTCCGGCTGAATGATATGAGTATTCTTACGAGTGCCGGGAAGGTTTCGATGGAGCGGGCGAAGAGTAAGGCATCCCGGGAGTTCGAGGTGTTCGAGGCACGGGAGCTGGAGCGGGAAACTGCGCAGGATGAAGATGAGTTGGAAGATGTGCTAAAAAAGCTAGTATATATCCCTAAATCTGATTCCAGCAAAGATAGTGAGTGTAATGAAAATAGATAA
- a CDS encoding glycosyltransferase encodes MTDLLILLGSIEGGGAERVAVSLANSLPTSISNELVIIHESKIKYNVNSPYILLSGKQISGLARLCKFPLVILRYILLLRKYNPKVSLSILPEDNVVNIISSLITGVHPIISFHGMPSNKNCHIFTQILKKISIFLLKITNTSAIAVSNGVKNELVILYGVNYQKIHVIHNPIDVIQINKLSLEEVKTEIFNHKVKTIITVGRLSSVKGQWHILRVFAELRRTIQCRLVLCGEGPELEYLMNLTIDLGVKEDVVFLGWSKNPYKYVARADLFVLSSLSEALPNVLVEAMAVGCPVVAANCSEGIEEILGFDNSCGFVTNKMTGIYHVADEPLDEGELSMLYFIQKILYNPDLRESMSRRCKERAQMFDLNRGIQKYTDMIDKINNLNRNFKKN; translated from the coding sequence ATGACTGACCTATTAATTCTTTTAGGATCGATAGAGGGGGGAGGGGCTGAAAGAGTTGCTGTAAGTTTGGCAAATTCTCTTCCTACCTCTATATCTAACGAGTTAGTGATCATACATGAGTCTAAAATAAAATATAATGTAAATTCTCCTTATATTCTTTTATCTGGAAAACAGATTTCAGGACTTGCTAGATTATGCAAATTTCCACTTGTTATTCTACGTTATATACTTTTACTGAGAAAATATAATCCAAAGGTATCTCTATCTATTTTACCAGAGGATAATGTAGTTAATATAATTTCATCCCTGATTACTGGTGTACATCCCATAATTTCCTTTCATGGTATGCCTTCAAACAAAAATTGCCATATTTTTACACAAATATTAAAGAAGATTTCGATTTTTTTACTAAAAATAACTAATACATCTGCAATTGCTGTTTCAAATGGGGTGAAAAATGAGTTGGTGATATTATACGGTGTGAATTATCAGAAGATTCATGTAATACATAATCCAATTGATGTTATTCAAATCAATAAATTATCATTAGAGGAGGTTAAAACAGAAATCTTCAACCACAAAGTTAAAACAATTATCACTGTTGGCAGACTGTCTTCTGTCAAAGGCCAGTGGCATATTCTTCGTGTTTTTGCTGAACTTAGAAGAACGATTCAGTGTAGACTAGTTCTTTGTGGAGAGGGGCCTGAATTAGAGTATCTTATGAATCTCACCATAGATTTGGGTGTTAAAGAGGACGTTGTATTTCTTGGGTGGTCTAAAAACCCATATAAATATGTTGCAAGGGCGGATTTGTTTGTTCTGTCATCATTATCTGAAGCCCTTCCAAACGTCCTTGTAGAGGCTATGGCAGTTGGATGCCCGGTTGTAGCGGCGAACTGCTCAGAGGGAATTGAAGAAATATTAGGCTTTGATAACTCGTGTGGATTCGTTACAAATAAAATGACCGGAATTTATCATGTTGCAGATGAACCATTGGATGAAGGTGAACTAAGTATGCTCTATTTTATACAAAAAATTCTGTATAATCCCGATTTGCGCGAATCTATGTCACGAAGATGCAAGGAGCGGGCTCAGATGTTTGATTTGAATAGAGGAATTCAAAAATATACCGATATGATTGATAAAATCAATAATTTAAATAGAAACTTTAAGAAAAATTGA
- a CDS encoding NAD-dependent epimerase, with product MSLDTILITGAAGFIGFHLSKKLLEQGIQVIGYDNINSYYDVNLKYARLAILKDYPDFIFVKGDLADKSEVENVFTKYKPDIVVNLAAQAGVRYSIDNPQVYIDSNIIGFFNILEACRHHPAEHLIYASSSSVYGNQEKTPFSTDDDVSRPISLYAATKKSNELMAYTYSHLYGIPTTGLRFFTVYGPYGRPDMAYFSFTRKILAGETIQIFNNGDMYRDFTYIDDIVQGIENMLEHPPAADENGDRYKLYNIGNNHPEKLMYFIEVLEKCIGREAKKEFLPMQPGDVYQTYADVDDLVWDFGFKPETSVEVGLGKFVEWYKKYFIPQVCPIVYSAK from the coding sequence ATGTCATTAGATACGATACTCATTACCGGGGCTGCCGGGTTTATTGGCTTTCATTTATCCAAAAAACTCCTGGAACAGGGAATCCAGGTTATCGGCTACGATAATATCAACTCCTATTATGATGTCAACTTAAAATATGCACGTCTCGCTATCCTAAAGGACTATCCTGATTTTATTTTTGTAAAGGGCGATTTGGCTGATAAATCAGAGGTAGAGAATGTATTTACTAAATATAAACCAGATATTGTTGTGAATCTGGCTGCACAGGCAGGTGTTCGCTACTCTATCGACAATCCTCAGGTGTATATCGATAGTAACATAATTGGATTTTTCAATATTCTGGAAGCTTGCCGTCACCACCCGGCTGAGCATCTGATATATGCATCCAGCTCTTCTGTGTATGGAAATCAGGAGAAGACTCCATTTTCAACGGATGATGATGTAAGCAGGCCAATCAGTCTGTATGCGGCAACCAAAAAAAGCAATGAACTGATGGCATATACATATAGTCATCTTTATGGTATCCCGACAACCGGTCTTCGTTTCTTTACTGTATATGGTCCTTATGGGCGTCCGGATATGGCATACTTTAGCTTTACCAGGAAGATTCTTGCCGGTGAGACCATTCAGATCTTCAATAATGGAGATATGTACCGGGACTTTACGTATATAGATGATATCGTTCAGGGAATAGAAAATATGCTTGAGCACCCACCCGCAGCAGATGAAAATGGTGATCGCTACAAGTTGTATAATATTGGTAATAATCACCCGGAAAAGCTGATGTACTTCATCGAGGTGCTGGAAAAGTGCATCGGGAGAGAAGCGAAGAAAGAGTTCTTGCCGATGCAGCCGGGTGATGTGTATCAGACATATGCTGATGTGGATGATTTGGTGTGGGATTTTGGATTTAAGCCGGAGACGAGTGTCGAGGTGGGGCTGGGGAAATTTGTGGAGTGGTATAAGAAATACTTTATACCTCAAGTCTGCCCAATCGTCTATTCTGCGAAATAA
- the galU gene encoding UTP--glucose-1-phosphate uridylyltransferase GalU, protein MKQVRKAVIPAAGWGTRFFPITKAMPKEMVPVVDKPVIQYVVEEAVASGCDDILIITGKNKRAIEDHFDNSQELNEHLRNSGDLKLLAESEKLADLADIHFIRQKEQKGLGDAILCAKQHVGDEPFTVLLGDTICIPDAEAKPCTAQLIDIYKRYKLPVIGVETVPEHKIKDYGIIDGILLEERLYQIKDIIEKPTPEEAPSNVGAMGRYLLTPEIFAILEDTKPGRKGEIQLTDALRHYDASLGYVAKNTRYDIGDIPGWMVSNLQLLLKHPLYGDMIRDALEKELNQ, encoded by the coding sequence ATGAAACAGGTTCGAAAGGCAGTCATCCCTGCCGCAGGATGGGGGACGCGCTTCTTCCCGATCACAAAAGCGATGCCAAAGGAGATGGTGCCGGTCGTTGACAAACCGGTCATCCAATATGTTGTCGAAGAAGCGGTTGCATCCGGGTGCGATGACATCCTGATCATCACCGGCAAAAACAAACGCGCTATAGAGGATCACTTTGACAATTCCCAGGAGCTTAACGAACATCTGAGAAACAGCGGGGATCTAAAGCTACTTGCCGAAAGTGAAAAACTTGCAGATCTTGCCGACATCCACTTCATCAGACAAAAAGAGCAGAAGGGTCTTGGAGATGCTATTCTCTGTGCTAAGCAGCATGTGGGTGATGAACCGTTTACTGTTCTTCTTGGGGACACGATCTGCATACCCGATGCTGAGGCAAAGCCATGCACGGCACAGTTAATCGATATCTACAAAAGATACAAACTCCCGGTCATCGGCGTGGAAACCGTTCCTGAACATAAGATCAAAGATTATGGCATCATTGATGGTATACTTCTTGAAGAAAGGCTCTATCAGATCAAAGACATCATAGAAAAACCAACTCCCGAAGAGGCTCCATCCAATGTCGGAGCAATGGGCAGATATCTGCTCACCCCGGAGATCTTTGCGATTCTTGAGGATACAAAGCCTGGCAGAAAAGGCGAGATCCAGCTGACCGATGCACTGAGGCATTATGATGCATCACTTGGATATGTTGCTAAAAATACGAGATATGATATTGGTGATATTCCCGGGTGGATGGTTTCAAATCTCCAGCTTCTCTTGAAACATCCGCTCTACGGCGATATGATCCGAGATGCGCTGGAAAAAGAACTGAATCAATAA
- a CDS encoding nucleotide sugar dehydrogenase — MKITVAGVGYVGLSLAVLLAQNHSVTAVTTTQKKADMINAKKSPIADCEIEEYLAEKPLDLTVTTDKEAAYRDAEFIVIATPTNYETATHHFDTSAVEDVIEIAKRLNPNAVLVIKSTVPVGYTKAVSEKYGLNTIIFSPEFLREGKALYDNLYPSRIIVGAPKDNAKLVSAAQTFADLLLQGAVKKDVPVLITDPTEAEAIKLFANTYLALRVSFFNELDTYAEAKGMNTKQIIDGVCLDPRIGGHYNNPSFGYGGYCLPKDTKQLLANFQGVPNKVVRAIVESNETRMDVIADRVLEKAGGLPCTVGVYRLTMKSGSDNFRASSIQGVMQRLQALGAEIIVYEPTLTDDMFGSWRVVHSLDMFNKEAAVIVANRYDPELEGMMEKVYTRDLYFRD; from the coding sequence ATGAAAATTACTGTCGCAGGAGTAGGATATGTCGGTCTTTCCCTAGCTGTGCTTCTTGCACAGAATCATAGTGTCACCGCAGTGACCACAACACAGAAGAAAGCCGACATGATTAATGCAAAAAAATCTCCGATTGCAGATTGCGAAATCGAAGAGTATCTCGCAGAAAAACCGCTGGATCTTACCGTCACGACCGATAAAGAAGCAGCATACCGAGATGCTGAGTTCATTGTTATCGCCACCCCGACGAATTATGAAACAGCTACACATCACTTTGATACCTCCGCTGTCGAGGATGTCATCGAAATCGCCAAACGCTTGAACCCAAATGCAGTGCTTGTCATCAAATCAACCGTTCCCGTCGGCTATACTAAAGCGGTCAGTGAAAAATACGGGCTGAATACTATCATCTTCTCCCCGGAATTTTTGCGCGAGGGAAAAGCTCTGTATGATAATCTGTATCCGAGCCGGATCATCGTAGGTGCGCCGAAAGATAACGCAAAACTCGTTTCTGCAGCGCAGACCTTCGCGGATTTACTCCTGCAGGGAGCTGTCAAAAAAGACGTTCCTGTTCTCATCACGGACCCGACAGAAGCAGAAGCCATCAAACTCTTTGCAAACACCTACCTCGCGCTTCGTGTCAGCTTCTTCAACGAGCTGGACACCTATGCTGAAGCAAAAGGTATGAACACAAAGCAGATCATCGACGGGGTCTGTCTTGACCCGCGTATCGGCGGTCATTATAACAACCCGTCCTTTGGCTACGGGGGTTACTGTCTCCCGAAGGATACGAAACAGCTGCTGGCAAATTTTCAGGGTGTCCCAAACAAGGTTGTACGTGCAATCGTTGAGTCCAACGAAACCAGGATGGATGTTATCGCGGACCGTGTTCTGGAAAAAGCAGGCGGCCTTCCGTGCACGGTCGGCGTGTACAGGCTCACCATGAAGTCCGGATCGGATAACTTCCGTGCATCGAGCATCCAGGGTGTCATGCAGCGTCTGCAGGCACTGGGAGCCGAAATCATCGTCTATGAGCCGACGCTGACAGATGATATGTTTGGTTCCTGGCGTGTGGTGCATTCTCTTGATATGTTCAACAAGGAGGCTGCGGTGATCGTGGCAAATCGGTATGATCCGGAGCTTGAGGGTATGATGGAGAAGGTGTATACGCGGGATCTATACTTCAGGGATTGA
- a CDS encoding glycosyltransferase family 4 protein has product MKILRVSSDLYPAFVGGIALHVHELSVMQSKMGHDVTVYTSIWTNEPLYEDRGDYDVIRFKGFTIFRNSITLKLLSALISNAKNYDVVHAHSQLYCSTLFCVIGKRIKKFPLIITNHGLVSQTVPLWIQKIYMMTIGSFVLKSADYIITYTIDEKKLLVDYGVDPSKIIIIHNGINVEKFLIPLNVDKKKQILWIGKYVPGKGVEYLVEGFADFSHNYPDYSLLMIGRGPGKDMICNKIDQLSLNQKIKMVDFIPNDELQIIYEESMIFISPSLAEGVPKTMLEAMVCGLPVISTDLPQLVDIVEGCGIIIPCRDPSAICHALEQMTTDPQFMAQCGENGRTKVLSNYDWRDTVEKTNELFTKLISS; this is encoded by the coding sequence ATGAAGATACTAAGAGTTTCAAGCGATCTATATCCGGCATTTGTGGGGGGCATTGCTCTTCATGTCCATGAACTTTCAGTTATGCAATCAAAGATGGGGCATGATGTGACTGTATATACCTCCATTTGGACAAATGAACCATTATATGAGGATAGAGGTGACTATGATGTAATACGTTTTAAAGGTTTTACTATCTTCCGGAATTCTATCACACTTAAGTTATTATCAGCTCTAATTTCAAACGCTAAAAATTATGATGTTGTTCATGCTCACTCACAGTTATATTGCTCTACTTTATTTTGTGTGATTGGAAAAAGGATAAAAAAATTTCCATTAATTATTACAAATCATGGTTTAGTATCCCAAACAGTTCCATTATGGATTCAAAAGATCTACATGATGACTATTGGGAGTTTTGTCTTAAAATCTGCTGATTATATCATAACATACACAATTGATGAAAAAAAATTATTGGTTGATTATGGTGTCGACCCTTCTAAAATCATTATAATACATAATGGAATTAATGTCGAAAAGTTTTTAATACCATTAAATGTGGATAAAAAGAAACAAATATTGTGGATAGGAAAATATGTACCTGGTAAAGGTGTTGAATATTTGGTAGAAGGATTTGCAGACTTTTCCCATAATTATCCCGATTATTCTTTGCTAATGATTGGCCGTGGGCCTGGAAAAGATATGATCTGTAATAAAATAGATCAATTATCCCTTAATCAAAAGATTAAAATGGTGGATTTCATACCAAACGATGAATTACAGATAATATATGAGGAATCCATGATTTTTATATCACCAAGCTTGGCTGAAGGCGTTCCCAAAACTATGCTGGAAGCAATGGTTTGTGGATTGCCGGTGATATCAACCGATCTCCCTCAACTTGTGGATATTGTCGAGGGGTGTGGTATAATTATACCCTGTCGTGACCCATCTGCTATCTGTCACGCTTTGGAGCAGATGACAACAGATCCACAATTTATGGCTCAATGTGGTGAAAATGGTCGTACCAAAGTTCTTTCGAACTATGATTGGCGTGATACTGTAGAAAAAACGAATGAGCTTTTTACAAAACTCATCTCCTCTTGA
- a CDS encoding NAD(P)-binding protein, with translation MAKQCDVLILGAGPAGLTAGYKLAEAGVSICIVDKQEHVGGLAKTLRHGDCLLDIGPHILCSREYVYDFNPEMYTFIKALLQEDIYEYESEHRKYLESMQVGQVRYKYPVSIMNALINAGLGKSMHIGWDYLRAKSSKKSNSNDYETSLVSSLGQSLAELFLLNIGEKTWGVPCGAMSQDVAWRVGEFSMLDVFKKQFSTMIASLQKKGDPVNYPKHGIGEICDRLKQEIDAKNICDWFLSATPSNILVENGSVVSVDVVCSDGNVETIYPKHLISSIPMPYLLSAMRPFPPEDVQAAGQSLRCRCHICVYLVFSVDSILKEHCIYFADPKIPFSRMMEQKHYSDMMISDGKTVLAIEYFSWIEGGIWSMKDQELYDLTVEWLKRLSIIQNQDIIDYFINRETDAYPAYELGYRQHLEKVMSYLDGITNLDVIGRTGSFTYIGQYKAMQMGWDVVKNIKIKCGVL, from the coding sequence ATGGCAAAACAGTGTGATGTTTTGATTCTTGGTGCGGGCCCAGCGGGGCTTACTGCGGGCTATAAATTGGCTGAGGCTGGTGTATCTATTTGCATTGTAGATAAACAGGAGCATGTTGGTGGACTTGCCAAAACTCTGCGGCACGGTGACTGTTTATTGGATATTGGGCCTCATATTCTCTGTAGTAGGGAATATGTCTATGATTTCAATCCTGAGATGTATACATTTATCAAGGCTCTATTACAGGAGGATATTTATGAGTATGAGTCTGAACACCGAAAATATCTCGAATCTATGCAGGTGGGTCAAGTCCGCTATAAATATCCGGTAAGCATAATGAACGCTCTCATAAACGCTGGGCTTGGAAAATCCATGCATATAGGCTGGGACTATTTGCGTGCCAAATCTTCTAAAAAGTCAAATAGTAATGATTATGAAACCAGCCTTGTTTCATCTCTTGGACAATCATTAGCAGAGTTATTTTTATTGAATATTGGGGAGAAAACGTGGGGGGTGCCCTGTGGTGCTATGTCACAGGATGTTGCATGGAGAGTTGGTGAATTCTCGATGCTGGACGTTTTCAAAAAACAGTTCAGCACTATGATCGCCTCCCTCCAGAAGAAAGGGGATCCTGTTAACTATCCAAAACACGGTATTGGGGAGATATGTGACAGACTCAAGCAGGAGATCGATGCTAAAAATATTTGTGACTGGTTCCTCTCTGCGACTCCAAGTAATATCTTGGTGGAGAATGGTTCGGTTGTATCGGTTGATGTTGTCTGTAGTGATGGTAATGTAGAGACAATATATCCCAAACATCTCATCTCCTCAATACCTATGCCTTATTTATTAAGTGCTATGCGTCCTTTCCCGCCAGAGGATGTACAGGCTGCCGGTCAGAGTCTTCGATGCCGATGTCATATTTGTGTATATCTTGTGTTCTCTGTCGATAGTATTCTCAAAGAGCATTGTATCTATTTTGCTGATCCAAAAATTCCCTTTTCCAGAATGATGGAGCAAAAACACTATTCTGATATGATGATTTCTGATGGTAAGACGGTTCTTGCCATAGAATATTTTAGCTGGATTGAGGGTGGCATTTGGAGCATGAAGGATCAGGAGCTTTATGATTTAACTGTTGAATGGCTGAAGCGTTTGTCGATAATACAGAATCAGGATATAATTGATTACTTTATTAACAGGGAGACTGATGCATATCCTGCTTATGAGTTGGGATACCGGCAGCATCTGGAGAAGGTCATGAGTTATCTGGATGGTATCACTAATCTTGATGTTATTGGGAGGACCGGGTCATTCACATATATTGGACAGTATAAGGCGATGCAGATGGGATGGGATGTTGTTAAAAATATAAAAATCAAATGTGGAGTATTGTAA
- a CDS encoding glycosyltransferase family 2 protein, producing the protein MPAYNEQERVGATVAAVKPFADVVVVVDDGSKDNTITAAEDAGAVVIRHRINQGYGGALRTIFLTAQKYKPDILIIIDADGQHDPKDVPRFVEKIMEGYDVVIGSRFLEKTSADMVPGYRKFGMKVLDRATMIAAGNIRVSDSQCGYRAYAKSAYMVIHPSGKGMSAGSEILVQMSDHRLKVGEIPIKVRYDIDGTSSQNPFRHGLTVLMNVVRFVTIRRPVAAFGIPGVIILGIGVFLAFQALDISAKTGFWSPTITLVSMMLLMMGMLLITTALILYAVAQMIQMVGRE; encoded by the coding sequence ATGCCGGCATACAACGAACAGGAGCGTGTGGGCGCCACTGTTGCTGCTGTCAAGCCGTTTGCCGACGTGGTCGTGGTGGTGGATGACGGATCGAAGGACAATACAATCACAGCAGCCGAAGATGCTGGTGCGGTTGTTATTCGTCACCGGATCAATCAGGGCTACGGCGGGGCTCTTCGGACGATATTCCTCACTGCACAAAAGTACAAGCCGGATATCCTGATCATCATCGACGCCGACGGTCAGCACGACCCAAAGGACGTCCCCAGATTCGTTGAAAAGATCATGGAGGGGTATGATGTTGTCATCGGTTCACGGTTCCTGGAGAAGACAAGTGCGGATATGGTTCCCGGTTACCGGAAGTTTGGGATGAAAGTTCTCGACCGTGCGACGATGATTGCAGCCGGGAACATCCGTGTGAGCGATTCGCAGTGCGGCTACCGGGCATATGCGAAGAGTGCGTATATGGTGATCCATCCTTCGGGAAAAGGAATGTCTGCCGGCTCCGAGATCCTTGTGCAGATGAGCGATCACCGTCTGAAGGTCGGCGAGATTCCAATTAAAGTGCGGTATGATATCGACGGCACGAGTTCCCAGAATCCGTTTAGGCATGGGCTCACGGTTCTGATGAATGTGGTCCGTTTTGTCACGATTCGACGACCGGTGGCGGCGTTCGGGATACCTGGAGTGATAATTTTGGGGATTGGTGTTTTCCTAGCGTTTCAGGCTCTGGATATCTCTGCAAAGACTGGGTTTTGGTCCCCAACGATTACGCTTGTCTCGATGATGCTCTTGATGATGGGGATGCTGCTGATTACAACAGCGCTGATATTGTATGCGGTGGCGCAGATGATACAGATGGTGGGGAGGGAATGA
- a CDS encoding Fic family protein, with the protein MTDTFEKCRYYKKRIDALRPFPPETLSSLKEYFRIGLTYTSNAIEGNSLTESETKVLIEDGLTVSGKPLRDIYETLGHAKAYGYIYDILSAQTITEDHIKTLHRLFYDQIDKGNAGIYRTERVVVTGSHYPLPKPDQIPDKMKKYIDWFNAHEKTTDPVKFAALSHQKFVFIHPFIDGNGRVARLIMNLVLLRAGYQICIIPPILRHEYVESLELAHKDTKPFIEFIAERIVETEKDILRLFGESTSMHEGAKQINEGANPKVSLENEGVNAVLKLITWQPGLNTRDLSELTGKSRSSVERYIRVLKTNGMIEFRGAAKNGGYYPRNE; encoded by the coding sequence ATGACTGATACCTTTGAAAAATGCAGATATTATAAAAAACGGATAGACGCATTACGTCCATTTCCTCCGGAAACACTCTCTTCATTAAAGGAATACTTCCGTATAGGTCTCACCTACACCAGCAATGCAATAGAAGGGAACAGTCTTACCGAATCGGAAACAAAGGTCCTCATTGAAGACGGACTCACCGTCAGCGGCAAGCCTCTGCGTGATATCTATGAAACACTCGGTCATGCCAAAGCATACGGATACATATACGACATCCTTTCAGCCCAAACAATAACCGAAGACCATATCAAAACACTCCACCGGTTATTCTATGACCAGATAGACAAAGGCAACGCAGGCATCTACCGGACAGAGCGTGTTGTTGTCACTGGAAGTCATTACCCCTTGCCAAAACCGGATCAGATTCCGGATAAAATGAAAAAATATATCGATTGGTTCAATGCCCATGAAAAAACTACTGATCCGGTCAAATTTGCAGCATTGTCACACCAGAAATTCGTCTTCATCCACCCCTTCATCGACGGCAACGGACGGGTTGCAAGACTCATCATGAACCTGGTATTATTACGTGCAGGATATCAGATCTGCATCATTCCGCCAATACTCCGGCATGAATACGTCGAATCCCTCGAACTCGCACATAAAGATACAAAACCTTTCATCGAATTCATTGCAGAACGGATCGTCGAAACGGAAAAGGACATCCTGAGATTATTTGGAGAGTCAACATCGATGCATGAAGGTGCAAAGCAGATAAATGAAGGTGCAAATCCGAAGGTCAGCCTGGAAAATGAAGGAGTAAATGCAGTATTGAAACTCATAACATGGCAGCCGGGTCTCAATACCAGAGATTTGTCTGAACTGACAGGTAAAAGCAGATCCAGTGTTGAAAGGTACATCCGTGTTCTCAAAACCAACGGCATGATCGAGTTCCGGGGTGCTGCAAAAAACGGCGGGTATTACCCGCGGAACGAATGA